A section of the Amycolatopsis sp. AA4 genome encodes:
- a CDS encoding amino acid permease encodes MADRTTEQGHGNPESPDAPGEAARSEATPGPATRSTATTGEAGPAEATRGQAGPATGPKKLRSRHITMIALGGIIGASLFVGSGNVVRAVGPAAVVSYLIGGLLVFLAMRMLGEMAAARPAIGSFMEYARVGLGEWAGYLVGWLYWYYWIGVIAFEAVVGGSVLGGWFPDVPQWAFSVVLLLFFTSTNLVSARSFGEVEYWLASIKVAAIVVFLAVGALFAFGLWPKASFSIPNLWQHGGFAPNGWWPVLSGVAIVIFSYFGTEIAVMAAAESEDPAKGVRQAVVTVIWRILLFFVGGVLLIVTIVPWNQLPNPKQEGPFAHAFTLFGLPGAGLVMNAVVLTAACSVLNSGLYSAGRMFSALAEKRLAPRVVAKKNKSGVPVLAVVACTVGGYIAVLVNFVAPDSGIFDFIMNSAGLVALFVYSFIAFTQMRMRHKMTPEERAGLKLKMWLHPWLGILTVAGVVAIVVVMLLTDDSARTQVWTSIVSLAVIAAFWPLVRRKLRKG; translated from the coding sequence ATGGCTGATCGGACCACCGAGCAGGGCCACGGAAACCCGGAAAGCCCGGACGCGCCGGGCGAGGCGGCCCGAAGCGAAGCGACGCCAGGCCCGGCGACCCGAAGCACCGCAACTACCGGCGAGGCCGGCCCGGCCGAGGCGACCCGCGGCCAAGCCGGCCCAGCCACCGGCCCCAAGAAGCTCCGCTCCCGGCACATCACCATGATCGCCCTCGGCGGGATCATCGGGGCCAGCCTTTTCGTCGGCTCCGGCAACGTCGTGCGCGCCGTCGGGCCCGCGGCCGTCGTGTCCTACCTGATCGGCGGGCTGCTCGTCTTCCTCGCGATGCGGATGCTCGGCGAGATGGCCGCCGCGCGGCCGGCGATCGGGTCGTTCATGGAGTACGCCCGGGTCGGACTCGGCGAGTGGGCGGGATACCTGGTCGGCTGGCTGTACTGGTACTACTGGATCGGCGTGATCGCGTTCGAGGCGGTCGTCGGCGGGTCGGTGCTCGGCGGGTGGTTCCCGGACGTCCCGCAGTGGGCGTTTTCGGTGGTGCTGCTGCTGTTCTTCACCAGCACGAACCTGGTGTCCGCGCGGTCGTTCGGCGAGGTCGAGTACTGGCTGGCGAGCATCAAGGTCGCCGCGATCGTCGTGTTCCTCGCGGTCGGCGCGCTGTTCGCGTTCGGGCTCTGGCCGAAGGCGAGTTTCTCGATCCCGAACCTCTGGCAGCACGGCGGGTTCGCGCCGAACGGCTGGTGGCCGGTGCTCAGCGGCGTCGCGATCGTGATCTTCTCCTACTTCGGCACCGAGATCGCGGTGATGGCCGCGGCCGAATCCGAGGATCCGGCGAAGGGCGTCCGGCAGGCCGTCGTCACGGTGATCTGGCGGATCCTGCTGTTCTTCGTCGGCGGGGTGCTGCTGATCGTCACCATCGTCCCGTGGAACCAGCTGCCGAATCCCAAGCAGGAGGGGCCGTTCGCGCACGCCTTCACGTTGTTCGGGCTGCCCGGCGCGGGTCTGGTGATGAACGCGGTCGTGCTCACCGCCGCGTGTTCGGTGCTCAACTCCGGGCTCTATTCCGCCGGGCGGATGTTCTCCGCGCTCGCCGAAAAGCGGCTGGCTCCGCGCGTGGTGGCGAAGAAGAACAAGTCCGGCGTGCCGGTCCTCGCGGTGGTGGCCTGCACGGTCGGCGGGTACATCGCGGTGCTCGTCAACTTCGTCGCGCCCGACTCCGGCATCTTCGACTTCATCATGAACTCCGCGGGCCTCGTCGCGCTGTTCGTGTACTCGTTCATCGCGTTCACCCAGATGCGGATGCGGCACAAGATGACGCCGGAGGAACGCGCCGGGCTGAAGCTCAAGATGTGGCTGCACCCGTGGCTCGGGATCCTGACCGTCGCGGGCGTCGTGGCGATCGTCGTGGTCATGCTGCTGACCGACGATTCCGCGCGCACCCAGGTGTGGACGAGCATCGTGTCGCTGGCCGTGATCGCGGCGTTCTGGCCGCTGGTGCGCCGGAAGCTGCGGAAGGGCTGA
- a CDS encoding aminoglycoside phosphotransferase family protein, with the protein MTTETLIRRLLAAQLPELAALPLALLDPAGSDNVIYRLGDELSVRLPRGEWAAGQPEKEARWLPRLAPRLPLAVPEPVALGVPGEGYPWHWSVSRWLPGSPPEIGGLSSPDRNAVELARFVAALHRIPADATLAAGPHNGFIGAPLARRDADTRVAIASTGDVFDSAALTAVWDAALAAPPWPHPPVWVHGDLHPGNLLLADGQVSAVLDFGGLGVGDPACDALIAWTLLPPAAREIFRVESGLDEDSWTRGRGYALSTGLNAYTAYAATNPRVAAATRYQILATLADFQGG; encoded by the coding sequence GTGACCACCGAAACCTTAATCCGGCGTCTCCTGGCCGCGCAGCTCCCCGAACTGGCCGCCCTCCCGCTGGCGCTGCTCGACCCGGCTGGCTCGGACAACGTCATCTACCGGCTCGGCGACGAGTTGTCCGTGCGCCTGCCACGCGGAGAGTGGGCAGCGGGGCAGCCGGAGAAGGAAGCCCGGTGGCTCCCCCGGCTCGCGCCGCGCTTGCCGCTGGCGGTTCCCGAGCCGGTCGCGCTCGGGGTGCCGGGCGAAGGCTATCCGTGGCATTGGTCGGTGTCCCGCTGGCTGCCGGGCTCGCCCCCGGAAATCGGCGGGCTCAGCAGCCCGGACCGGAACGCGGTCGAACTGGCGCGTTTCGTCGCGGCGCTCCACCGAATTCCGGCCGACGCAACCCTCGCCGCCGGACCGCACAACGGATTCATCGGCGCCCCGCTCGCCCGCCGGGATGCCGACACCCGCGTCGCGATCGCCTCAACTGGCGACGTTTTCGACAGCGCCGCGCTCACCGCGGTCTGGGACGCCGCGCTCGCGGCACCGCCGTGGCCGCATCCGCCGGTGTGGGTGCACGGCGATCTGCACCCGGGCAACCTTTTGCTGGCCGACGGACAGGTCAGCGCGGTTCTCGACTTCGGCGGACTCGGCGTCGGCGATCCGGCGTGTGACGCGCTGATCGCGTGGACGCTCCTCCCACCCGCGGCGAGAGAGATCTTCCGCGTCGAGTCGGGGCTCGACGAGGACAGTTGGACCCGCGGGCGCGGGTACGCGTTGAGCACCGGGCTCAACGCGTACACCGCTTATGCGGCAACGAATCCCCGCGTGGCCGCGGCGACCAGGTACCAGATCTTGGCGACCCTGGCCGACTTCCAAGGAGGCTGA
- a CDS encoding helix-turn-helix transcriptional regulator, with protein MALTLHLTTSDLAGTRLAVSPLSETVSGLQTLAGCWGSRHSRWTRWAADELAVRPLDLRRTWPLLVTGRASWPQFLLPAPARAASTIDEALAALCRTTAGQVRGSLRGVFGDHLPASVRGLADDPVSGLREIAAELREAHDRLIAPHWSRLRDVLDADIAYRAKQWADGGAGHLFTDLHAGLHWHDGRLTLDGDRRPSPGRPAGGLVLSPVVLGPPWVMIKLHTTTQTTIRYPARGSGALWTAVNARPGEPAVRLLGRRRAELLEKLRSPATTTGLAESLHVSPSAVSQHLRVLRDSGLVAGRRSGREVLYRTTEQGIRLLSPAD; from the coding sequence GTGGCGCTGACCCTCCACCTCACCACCAGCGACCTGGCCGGAACCAGGCTCGCCGTCTCGCCGCTGTCCGAAACCGTCTCCGGGCTGCAGACCCTGGCGGGGTGCTGGGGCTCGCGCCACAGCCGCTGGACCCGGTGGGCCGCCGACGAACTCGCCGTGCGGCCGCTGGACCTGCGGCGGACCTGGCCGCTGCTCGTCACCGGCCGCGCCAGCTGGCCGCAGTTTCTGCTGCCTGCCCCGGCCCGGGCGGCGAGCACGATCGACGAGGCGCTCGCCGCGTTGTGCCGGACCACCGCGGGGCAGGTCCGCGGAAGCCTGCGCGGCGTGTTCGGCGACCACCTGCCCGCTTCGGTCCGGGGACTCGCCGACGATCCCGTATCCGGACTCCGCGAAATCGCCGCCGAGCTGCGCGAGGCGCACGACCGGCTGATCGCACCGCATTGGTCCCGGCTGCGCGACGTCCTCGACGCGGACATCGCTTACCGCGCCAAGCAATGGGCCGACGGCGGCGCGGGCCACCTCTTCACCGATCTGCACGCCGGGCTGCACTGGCACGACGGCCGCCTCACCCTGGACGGCGACCGCCGTCCCTCGCCCGGCCGTCCCGCCGGCGGCCTGGTCCTCTCCCCCGTCGTGCTCGGCCCGCCGTGGGTGATGATCAAACTGCACACCACCACCCAGACCACGATCCGCTACCCGGCCCGGGGCAGCGGTGCACTGTGGACAGCCGTGAACGCCCGTCCGGGCGAACCCGCGGTCCGGCTACTGGGCCGACGTCGCGCCGAACTGCTCGAGAAACTGCGCTCCCCCGCCACGACCACCGGCCTCGCCGAAAGCCTGCACGTCTCGCCGAGTGCGGTGTCGCAACACCTGCGGGTCCTGCGCGACAGCGGGTTGGTCGCCGGTCGACGGTCCGGCCGTGAGGTTCTGTACCGCACCACCGAGCAAGGAATCCGGCTGCTCAGCCCCGCCGACTGA
- a CDS encoding amidohydrolase family protein: MRIVTLEEHWTDPAVTAAGMPNLLDHVPGYAAAFDPDTGMPYPRHPELLEDLGAARIADMDRHGITTQVLSLVNTFLPADVAPRLTAAANDAMAAAVEAFPGRFAAFATLPTAVPGAAADELRRCVGELGFVGTMIMGRTDGEFLDQPRFDPILRAASDLSVPVYLHPAPPPVAVSEASYAGGLSPAVSAAFRLAAWGWHQETAVHLLHLVLAGVLDRYPGLQFVLGHWGEFIPFYLDRLDESMPRRMTGLDRTFREYFRDNVFITPSGMFSQAQLRYCADTVGTDRIIHSVDFPMLGNEGAVSFLTDSHLSREDQEKIAHGNADALLGLG, translated from the coding sequence ATGCGGATCGTCACGCTCGAAGAACACTGGACCGACCCGGCGGTGACCGCCGCGGGCATGCCGAACCTGCTCGACCACGTGCCCGGCTACGCGGCGGCGTTCGACCCGGACACGGGCATGCCGTACCCGCGGCATCCCGAACTGCTGGAGGATCTGGGCGCGGCCCGGATCGCCGACATGGACCGGCACGGCATCACGACACAGGTCCTCTCGCTGGTCAACACCTTCCTCCCGGCAGATGTTGCACCGCGATTGACCGCCGCGGCGAACGACGCGATGGCCGCCGCGGTCGAGGCGTTTCCCGGCCGGTTCGCCGCGTTCGCCACCCTGCCGACGGCTGTTCCCGGCGCGGCGGCGGACGAATTGCGCCGGTGTGTCGGCGAATTGGGCTTCGTCGGCACGATGATCATGGGACGCACCGACGGCGAATTCCTGGACCAACCTCGCTTCGACCCCATCCTGCGCGCCGCCAGCGACCTGTCCGTGCCCGTCTACCTGCATCCGGCTCCGCCGCCGGTGGCAGTCAGCGAGGCCAGTTACGCGGGCGGGCTCTCGCCCGCGGTGTCGGCGGCCTTCCGGCTCGCCGCGTGGGGGTGGCATCAGGAGACGGCCGTGCACCTCCTGCACCTGGTTCTCGCGGGGGTGCTCGACCGGTACCCGGGGCTGCAGTTCGTCCTCGGCCACTGGGGCGAATTCATCCCGTTCTACCTCGACCGGCTCGACGAGTCCATGCCGCGGCGGATGACCGGGCTCGACCGGACTTTCCGCGAATACTTCCGCGACAACGTGTTCATCACCCCGAGCGGCATGTTCAGCCAAGCCCAGCTGCGGTATTGCGCGGACACTGTCGGCACCGACCGGATCATCCATTCCGTCGATTTCCCGATGCTCGGCAATGAGGGCGCCGTGTCATTCCTGACCGATTCGCATCTTTCCCGCGAGGATCAGGAAAAGATCGCCCACGGAAATGCCGACGCGTTGCTCGGGCTCGGCTGA
- a CDS encoding M15 family metallopeptidase, whose translation MRGKTIRGLAVAAMSLLTCLVAAPPAPAAPEPKAPPEFVALRDVDPTIVQEIRYITPHNFTGAPVDGYRQPMCILTRAAAVALHQAQLSFLRQGYTLKVYDCYRPQRAVDNFVRWAENLSDLWMKDEFYPRVEKDRLFADGYIAAKSGHSRGSTVDLTLVRLPALPTRPYRPGEPLTPCYGPKADRFPDNSIDMGTGFDCFDTLAHTLDPRIVGKQRENRTLLLHGLERAGFKNLPEEWWHYTFQPETFPDTYFDFPISRRSLSGRPF comes from the coding sequence ATGCGCGGAAAGACGATACGCGGCCTGGCAGTCGCCGCGATGAGCCTGCTGACCTGTCTCGTCGCCGCACCGCCGGCGCCCGCCGCACCGGAGCCGAAGGCACCGCCCGAATTCGTCGCCCTGCGCGACGTCGATCCGACCATCGTGCAGGAGATCCGGTACATCACGCCGCACAACTTCACCGGGGCGCCGGTCGACGGCTACCGGCAGCCGATGTGCATCCTGACCCGCGCCGCCGCCGTCGCGCTGCACCAGGCGCAGTTGTCGTTCCTGCGCCAGGGCTACACGCTCAAGGTCTACGACTGCTACCGCCCGCAGCGCGCGGTCGACAACTTCGTGCGCTGGGCCGAGAACCTGTCCGACCTGTGGATGAAGGACGAGTTCTACCCGCGCGTGGAGAAGGACCGGCTCTTCGCCGACGGCTACATCGCGGCGAAATCCGGCCACAGCCGGGGAAGCACGGTCGACCTGACGCTGGTCCGGCTCCCCGCGCTCCCGACGCGGCCGTACCGCCCCGGCGAGCCCCTGACGCCGTGCTACGGCCCGAAAGCCGACCGCTTCCCGGACAACTCGATCGACATGGGCACCGGCTTCGACTGCTTCGACACCCTCGCGCACACGCTCGACCCGCGGATCGTCGGGAAGCAGCGGGAGAACCGGACGCTCCTGCTGCACGGGCTGGAGCGGGCCGGGTTCAAGAACCTGCCCGAGGAATGGTGGCACTACACGTTCCAGCCGGAGACGTTCCCGGACACCTATTTCGACTTCCCGATCTCGCGGCGTTCGTTGAGCGGCCGTCCGTTCTGA
- a CDS encoding protein kinase, whose amino-acid sequence MSDWRVPGYTEVDVLGVGGFGRVVLAKHQQSGRMVAIKYLLAEYLADPEIAAGFRREAWLLSGVRSPHVVQLFDFVETPQGAALVMEAVPGVSLRALLATENVLAPESALAILKGSLLGLADAHAAGVVHRDYKPGNVLVSREGQSKLVDFGLATLDGHNGLTAGSPSYMAPEQWAGQPGQPATDVYAATCVFYQCITGHQPFEATTTDELRSLHQTAPVPLDAVPEELRPLIARGMAKDPAWRPSTADAFVSELETVARKAYGKDWEKRGWKRLATSAAALTALTPLALLATAGTAAAPIGAGAGAVAAGVPATGTGAGATAVIVGKVAAVLVVVGALVTGGILVFNRQDDPPAPAALTVAIQTDSGRDQAFPITYSLQYPQVSGGPDAAVRKRINEALRAPIDKRLKAIRDARAYPDWQQQFGENPETPAARTTARILLQTPSLLSVRYDHDLDSKVLWHTTWRFPETTTVDLATGNALGPQDMFRPEILTAAGMKTLTGRIEPHTKNGFCQSASLDDEGRKVTIDAADRVPTRGHVPGASIGFTKAGAEFEILWYDLGCVTAAGKETVSVPYAEIADLFQPKFLTMLGITAPSSAPTSSPAVSTTYTDPRFGFTTRVPEGYTAAPYRPDNGDGMTFTNPSLNATLTVWGTNSGGRTAAAALADAAAEAEAKGGRVTYRKDEGDHYSISGYQSDGKIFYERGFSGAGSTAALRWVYPRERKAELDTPVSTTVAAFRPGDLSQPH is encoded by the coding sequence ATGAGCGACTGGCGGGTGCCCGGGTACACGGAGGTCGACGTGCTCGGCGTCGGCGGCTTCGGGCGCGTCGTGCTGGCCAAGCACCAGCAATCCGGCCGGATGGTGGCCATCAAGTACCTCCTCGCGGAGTACCTGGCCGACCCGGAGATCGCCGCTGGGTTCCGGCGCGAGGCGTGGCTGCTGTCCGGCGTCCGAAGCCCGCACGTGGTGCAGTTGTTCGACTTCGTCGAGACGCCGCAGGGTGCCGCGCTGGTGATGGAGGCCGTGCCTGGCGTGTCCCTGCGCGCGCTTCTGGCGACGGAAAACGTCCTCGCCCCGGAATCCGCGCTGGCCATCCTCAAAGGATCTCTGCTCGGCCTCGCCGACGCGCACGCCGCCGGAGTCGTGCACCGCGACTACAAGCCCGGAAACGTATTGGTGTCCCGGGAAGGCCAGTCGAAACTGGTCGACTTCGGACTGGCCACTTTGGACGGACACAACGGACTGACCGCCGGGTCCCCGTCGTACATGGCGCCCGAGCAGTGGGCCGGGCAGCCGGGCCAGCCCGCCACCGACGTGTACGCCGCCACCTGCGTGTTCTACCAATGCATCACCGGACACCAGCCGTTCGAGGCGACCACCACCGACGAACTCCGTTCGCTGCACCAGACGGCCCCCGTGCCGCTCGACGCGGTGCCCGAGGAATTGCGTCCGCTGATCGCGCGCGGCATGGCCAAAGACCCGGCGTGGCGACCGTCCACAGCGGACGCTTTTGTGTCCGAATTGGAAACTGTGGCCCGCAAGGCTTACGGAAAGGACTGGGAGAAGCGCGGCTGGAAACGCCTCGCCACCTCGGCCGCCGCCCTGACCGCGCTCACCCCGTTGGCGCTCCTGGCCACCGCGGGCACTGCGGCCGCGCCGATCGGAGCCGGTGCCGGTGCCGTCGCGGCGGGCGTTCCGGCCACAGGCACCGGAGCTGGCGCAACAGCGGTGATCGTCGGCAAGGTCGCCGCGGTGCTGGTGGTCGTCGGCGCGCTGGTCACCGGCGGGATCCTGGTCTTCAACCGGCAGGACGATCCACCCGCGCCCGCGGCTCTGACCGTGGCGATCCAGACCGACTCCGGACGCGACCAAGCCTTCCCGATCACCTACAGCCTCCAGTATCCGCAAGTGTCCGGCGGACCCGACGCCGCAGTGCGGAAGCGCATCAACGAGGCGTTGCGCGCCCCGATCGACAAGCGGCTGAAAGCCATCCGCGACGCGCGCGCCTACCCGGACTGGCAGCAGCAGTTCGGCGAAAATCCCGAAACGCCCGCCGCGCGGACGACCGCCCGGATCCTGCTGCAAACGCCGAGCCTGCTTTCCGTGCGCTACGACCACGATCTCGATTCGAAAGTGCTGTGGCACACGACGTGGCGATTCCCGGAAACCACCACCGTCGACCTCGCCACCGGGAATGCGCTGGGCCCCCAGGACATGTTCCGGCCGGAAATCCTGACCGCCGCCGGAATGAAAACCCTCACCGGCCGCATCGAACCGCACACCAAGAACGGTTTCTGCCAGTCCGCCTCCCTCGACGACGAAGGCCGGAAAGTCACCATCGACGCCGCGGACCGGGTGCCCACCCGCGGCCACGTCCCGGGTGCGTCGATCGGATTCACCAAGGCCGGGGCCGAGTTCGAAATCCTGTGGTACGACCTGGGCTGCGTAACGGCAGCCGGCAAGGAAACCGTGAGCGTTCCGTACGCCGAAATCGCCGACCTGTTCCAGCCGAAGTTCTTGACAATGCTCGGCATCACCGCACCTTCGTCGGCCCCCACCTCTTCCCCGGCGGTCAGCACCACCTACACCGATCCCCGATTCGGCTTCACCACACGCGTCCCCGAGGGCTATACCGCAGCGCCCTACCGCCCGGACAACGGCGACGGAATGACGTTCACCAACCCCTCGCTCAACGCGACATTGACCGTATGGGGCACCAATTCGGGCGGCCGCACCGCCGCGGCAGCGTTGGCCGATGCAGCCGCCGAGGCGGAGGCCAAGGGCGGCCGGGTGACCTACCGCAAGGACGAAGGCGACCACTACTCGATCTCCGGCTATCAAAGCGACGGCAAGATCTTCTACGAGCGAGGTTTCTCCGGAGCCGGGTCGACCGCCGCGCTGCGCTGGGTCTATCCGCGCGAGCGCAAAGCCGAACTGGACACGCCAGTGAGCACTACCGTGGCGGCCTTCCGACCGGGCGACCTTTCCCAGCCGCACTGA
- a CDS encoding LysR family transcriptional regulator yields the protein MELRHLRYFVAVAEEGGFSAAAGTLHVVQPTLSMQIRDLEHELGGPLFDRTGRRPRLTPAGEAFLGEARQVLAQAERARDTARSALRGETGSVRIGVAGAVVFGGLLAGLIRDFHEARPLVRIELREAGPRVQRTAILDGELDVGFSALPAPADEPRLASVPASSVSFLVALPAGHRLARRRTLTVEQLAGEELVEYLTGDGDLAPPGSPGRGEDPARFRADSTLSVLALVAAKVGLAVVPAGVDRAAVPEVVYRPLAEPGPTTDFHLLHRSAESAPAVAAFIQACRASAQFPG from the coding sequence ATGGAGCTGCGGCACCTGCGCTACTTCGTCGCGGTGGCCGAGGAGGGCGGGTTCAGCGCGGCCGCGGGCACGCTGCACGTCGTCCAGCCGACGTTGAGCATGCAGATCCGGGACCTGGAGCACGAACTCGGCGGGCCGCTGTTCGACCGCACCGGGCGACGGCCCCGGCTCACCCCGGCCGGCGAAGCGTTCCTGGGCGAAGCGCGGCAAGTGCTCGCTCAGGCCGAACGGGCGCGCGACACCGCGCGGTCGGCGTTGCGCGGGGAGACCGGGAGCGTCCGGATCGGCGTGGCGGGCGCCGTCGTGTTCGGCGGTCTCCTGGCCGGCCTGATCCGCGACTTCCACGAGGCGCGCCCGCTCGTCCGGATCGAGCTGCGGGAGGCCGGGCCGCGGGTTCAGCGCACGGCGATCCTCGACGGGGAACTGGACGTCGGCTTCAGCGCGCTCCCGGCCCCGGCGGACGAACCCCGGCTGGCCTCGGTCCCGGCCAGCTCGGTGTCGTTCCTGGTCGCCCTGCCCGCCGGACACCGCCTCGCCCGGCGCCGGACGCTGACCGTCGAGCAGCTTGCCGGGGAGGAACTCGTCGAGTACCTCACCGGCGACGGCGACCTCGCACCGCCAGGCTCGCCCGGCCGCGGCGAGGACCCGGCCCGCTTTCGCGCCGACAGCACACTGAGCGTGCTCGCGCTGGTCGCCGCGAAGGTGGGTCTGGCGGTAGTCCCGGCAGGCGTCGACCGGGCCGCGGTGCCGGAGGTCGTGTACCGGCCGCTGGCCGAACCCGGCCCCACGACCGACTTCCACTTGCTGCACCGCAGCGCGGAATCCGCACCGGCAGTGGCCGCCTTCATCCAGGCCTGCCGAGCTTCGGCGCAGTTTCCGGGCTGA
- a CDS encoding neocarzinostatin apoprotein domain-containing protein, whose product MNLSGYMRTSAISAAIAVVTLGGSTIAAAAQPPAWTLSVSPSTGLAAEQTVTVNAWGLAANQQILLLECPTEDGSCYVLGYPTADANGAISTTVTVYRQMSFDDRAYDCKTLSGGCSVLGSDFSTNSDLVKVPLSFQ is encoded by the coding sequence ATGAACTTATCCGGATATATGCGAACGAGTGCGATTTCCGCCGCGATCGCCGTCGTGACTCTTGGCGGCTCTACCATCGCGGCGGCGGCCCAGCCTCCGGCGTGGACGTTGTCCGTGTCGCCGTCAACCGGCCTCGCCGCCGAGCAGACGGTGACCGTCAACGCGTGGGGTCTTGCCGCCAACCAACAGATACTGCTGCTCGAATGCCCCACTGAGGACGGGAGTTGTTACGTCCTCGGATATCCGACAGCGGACGCCAACGGCGCCATCTCGACCACCGTCACGGTTTATCGGCAGATGTCGTTCGACGATCGCGCCTACGATTGCAAGACCTTGAGCGGGGGATGCTCGGTCCTCGGCAGTGATTTCTCTACCAACAGTGACCTGGTCAAGGTGCCGCTCTCTTTCCAGTAG
- a CDS encoding amidohydrolase: MSAPESVQIVTARRIVTMAGAEPPAFAMRGERIVAHGSVADLRGEFPAAQLHDFGDATVVPGFNDAHQHPTVVAAQSLQVDLSPARIRSTADLAAALRERAAATPPGDWVIGCGYDAFRSNGGRELTRAELDEACPDHPVLVVHVTLHAGVLNSPGLALAGLADSSEPPPGGHLGRDAAGRLDGVIHDQALYDLAFPAFTPRPTIVRDPPTEVLAAAFARHAAALHAAGITSVGDALVGRTEWQVLRHLADQNQLTLRVNALAAYDHFDYFRALPDSPLTPETRLRLGGVKTFADGAVNGGTCLVEQPIEGTDSYGLERVSAAELADTVRHVHDAGWRVCVHANGDRAIRRVLDAVDQAQAANPRPDPRHRIEHCSIIDDEILKRMRDHGMVAVPFANYAAAHGDKLTQYYGEERVERMFAHRSMLDAGVAVAGSSDHPCGPFPPLYALRSCVTRRAPDGELFGPSQRISLEAALGIYTTGSAYASGEEGTKGQLAPGFLADFAVLAEDPFTADPETLDQVQVRETWVGGERVWAA, from the coding sequence GTGTCCGCACCGGAATCCGTGCAGATCGTCACCGCCCGGCGCATCGTGACCATGGCGGGCGCCGAACCTCCGGCCTTCGCGATGCGCGGCGAACGGATCGTCGCGCACGGCAGCGTCGCCGACCTGCGCGGCGAGTTCCCGGCGGCGCAGCTGCACGATTTCGGCGACGCCACCGTCGTCCCCGGTTTCAACGACGCCCACCAGCACCCGACCGTCGTGGCCGCGCAATCGCTGCAGGTCGACCTCTCGCCGGCGCGGATCCGCTCGACCGCCGACCTCGCCGCGGCCCTGCGCGAACGAGCCGCCGCGACGCCGCCCGGCGACTGGGTCATCGGCTGCGGCTACGACGCGTTCCGCAGCAACGGCGGCCGCGAACTCACCCGCGCCGAACTGGACGAGGCCTGCCCGGACCACCCGGTCCTCGTCGTGCACGTGACGCTGCACGCCGGCGTCCTCAACTCCCCCGGCCTCGCCCTCGCCGGTCTCGCCGACTCGAGCGAACCCCCGCCCGGCGGCCACCTCGGCCGCGACGCCGCCGGCCGCCTCGACGGCGTCATCCACGACCAAGCCCTCTACGACCTCGCGTTCCCCGCTTTCACGCCGCGCCCGACGATCGTGCGGGACCCGCCCACCGAGGTACTGGCCGCCGCCTTCGCCCGGCACGCCGCCGCGCTGCACGCCGCGGGCATCACCTCGGTCGGCGACGCGCTGGTCGGCCGCACCGAATGGCAGGTCCTCCGCCATCTGGCCGACCAGAACCAGCTCACGCTCCGGGTGAACGCGCTGGCCGCCTACGACCACTTCGACTACTTCCGCGCCCTCCCCGACTCGCCGCTCACCCCGGAAACGCGGCTGCGCCTCGGCGGGGTCAAGACCTTCGCCGACGGTGCCGTCAACGGCGGGACCTGCCTGGTCGAGCAGCCCATCGAAGGCACCGACAGCTACGGTTTGGAGCGCGTCAGCGCCGCCGAACTGGCCGACACCGTGCGGCACGTGCACGACGCCGGATGGCGAGTCTGCGTGCACGCCAACGGCGACCGCGCGATCCGCCGCGTTCTCGACGCCGTCGACCAAGCCCAAGCCGCCAACCCGCGGCCGGATCCGCGACACCGCATCGAACACTGTTCCATCATCGACGACGAGATCCTGAAACGCATGCGCGACCACGGCATGGTCGCGGTGCCGTTCGCGAACTACGCCGCCGCGCACGGGGACAAACTGACCCAGTACTACGGGGAGGAGCGCGTCGAGCGGATGTTCGCCCACCGCTCGATGCTCGACGCCGGTGTCGCGGTGGCCGGTTCGTCCGACCATCCCTGCGGGCCGTTCCCGCCGTTGTACGCACTGCGCAGCTGCGTGACGCGCCGGGCCCCGGACGGCGAGTTGTTCGGGCCTTCGCAGCGGATCAGCCTGGAGGCCGCGTTGGGGATCTATACGACCGGTTCGGCTTACGCGTCTGGCGAGGAGGGGACGAAGGGCCAGCTGGCGCCGGGATTTCTGGCTGATTTCGCGGTGCTGGCGGAGGATCCGTTCACGGCCGATCCGGAGACGCTGGACCAAGTGCAGGTACGGGAAACGTGGGTCGGCGGGGAGCGGGTCTGGGCGGCCTGA